GTTTAATGAAAATGGGTAAGGGTGGTCTAACGAGAATACTTGATCAAGCTAACCTGCATCCCCACAAAGTTTCTTATTACTTAGAGAAACGTGATCCTGAGTTCGCGATCAAGATGGCAAATGTTCTTTGCGTGTATAAAGAGGTCGAGATGATAAATGCAGAGCCAGATGTTGAACGCAAACAAACGACAATTAGCTTTGATGAGAAACCAGGAATTCAAGCCATTAAGAACATTGCAGCACAGCTATCACCCGTACCAGGGGTTTATCCAAACATAGGAAGAGATTATGAATATAAAAGGTTGGGGACAGTATCATTGCTTGCTGGCATTGACCTTCATACGGGACATGTATATTCTGTGATCAGAGACAGGCATAGAAGCTTAGAGTTCATTGAGTTTCTAAGCCTAATTGATTCAAGCTATCCCCCGGACTGGTCGATCAAGCTGATTCTGGACAATCACTCTTCGCATCTATCCAAAGAAACCCAGAAGTTCTTACAGACAAAGCCAAGTAGGTTCGAGTTTGTCTTTACCCCCAAGCATGGATCTTGGCTGAATATGATTGAAATGTTCTTTAGCAAGATATCCCGTTCATTTCTTAGACATATAAGAGTTGGATCAAAG
The sequence above is drawn from the Candidatus Cloacimonadaceae bacterium genome and encodes:
- a CDS encoding IS630 family transposase, with protein sequence MDPRRKRLPLVVDATVKAELEKIANRRTQKHASVFRARILLSYIDGRRISDIARDMNTTRPLVERCIDKAFNYGIMDALNDLPRSGRKPLITDDAKAWVINLACTAPKELGYAAEVWTFSMLVKHILQHAEANGHSCLMKMGKGGLTRILDQANLHPHKVSYYLEKRDPEFAIKMANVLCVYKEVEMINAEPDVERKQTTISFDEKPGIQAIKNIAAQLSPVPGVYPNIGRDYEYKRLGTVSLLAGIDLHTGHVYSVIRDRHRSLEFIEFLSLIDSSYPPDWSIKLILDNHSSHLSKETQKFLQTKPSRFEFVFTPKHGSWLNMIEMFFSKISRSFLRHIRVGSKQELVERIYQGLDEINKTPVVFRWKYKMNEVQL